Below is a genomic region from Paenibacillus thermoaerophilus.
TGGTCTTTAAGCTTGCGGAGCCATTTTTCCGTGGTGACGATCTCCTCCAGGTCGTGGATAAGGAAAGCGGCCGGCAGCAGCCAGATCAGGACTTCCAAGCTTATCAGTTCATTGAAGGTCGACCACATGATTCGCTTTTCTCCTCTCGTTTGATGTTACGCAGCATATTTTGAAAGGAGGTCAACGGTTTTGAGCATGAAGCTAATCGCTTTTCTATAGGAACCGAAGTGATTTAAACTGCCGATCAAGTAAGCGTCCAGGGCCGGATGATAAAACATAAACGTTCCGGTTGAACCGGCATTTCCCCATACATGATATTTTTTGGGCATCAAGACGGGGATCGTTTTGAAATTCATTAACCCGTATCTTTGTGTAATCCTTCCCTTTGTAAATATGCAAGTTGTGCAATAAGTCAGGATCAATATAAGGATGGAGGGGATCTTCATAAGAAATCATTGCCTTTTCAACGAGAATGCCGATCAGAACCGATGTAAAGAGCTTGCCGATACTTGCAATAAAATAAGGTTGATTGGCGTTTACCGCATGGTCCGCCGAGCCTTCGGCTATATTCAAGTGGACGCCGAGCTTGTCGGAATGCACGAGCAAATAGGCGTTGCATATTTTAGGGTCTTTCCGTACTTTTTTGCTAAAATGCTCCGCAATGATTCGTTGCGCTTGTTCGTTCTTCATGGAACGGTTCGCTCCTCATTTTTATTTGGTCAAGTCCCCATTCTTACGCAAACGGGCGGCAGCAATTACATCGTTGCCCGTACTTTCCAGAAGCCTGATCATCCTCTCTTCGTTAAAATGTTCCGGAAGCATGCCGGTCACGTCCATAACGGAGAGTCCTAATTGAAAAACTTGCATTTTGAACAAAATTCCCATCCGTTCTTCATCGTTGAAACCATCAAGCTCCGGAGCCTGTTTCATTTGTTCAAGTATGTGGCCGATGGGGGGCTGAACCTCTTTGATGTAACGGCTGTTGTTCATGATCAAGTCTTTAAACAGCACAGGATGCTCCCTGGCAAATTTCAGACTGGCAATGCCGATATTCAGAAACGGATCCGGGTCGTATTGCGTCATTAACATTTGCCGGGAAACATCGCGGATTTTAAGGAGAACGGCCTGTTTCAGCTCATCGACATCTTTAAAGTTCACATAAATGGGGGCAATCGAGCTTCCCATTTTCTCCGCAACTTTTCGGATCGTGATATGGTCCATACCCTCTGTTCTCGCGATTTCAAAAGCGGCGGCAATGATGGCTTCCTTTGAAAATTTGACTTTGGGCGGGATAAGCGTCACTTCCTTTTCATTTAATAAATAACAATTGATATATATCGAATATTACATTATTCCTTTGTGCTTGTAAAGGCGTTTATTTGACGGATTGACAGGTCCAAGATTTTGTCTAACGCTGCGTAAAGTTGTAAAATATGAGGGACGGTACCGTTAAACAATCTGCGTGATGAAAAGGAAGTCTGGTCATAATGAATGGCAAAGTTGCGGTATTGAACTTTGATCAAACGTTATGTTCGCAGCCTCATTTTCTTCAGCCGGCTTATGAGTGGATTGAACTGTCGGATATCAGGCAGACCAACGGATACTGTTCGAAGGATTCGCTTCGGGTAATTGGCAGCCGGTTGCAAAAACGCCGGAATCGAGGCGTTACGCTGATCGGAAGAGGAAATTACCACTATGTCAGCTATCTCCTTATGTCCGAACTCACCAAACCATTCACCCTTGTGCTGTTCGATTATCATTCGGATATGATGGGGACTCCGGATGAACGGCTTATTTCTTGCGGTTCATGGGTGCTGGAAGCGATTCGGAAGCTTCCGCTCTTGCGCAAAGTGTTATTAATCGGCGTAAGCGAGGCCGGTTTGAAGCAATTGCCGTGGCAAGTCCGAACCAAAGTCTCTGCGTATCCGAACGAAAATATCGAAGAATCGGTGTCCAGCATCCACTCGATTGTCTCCGATATTCCGACCGACACGGTCTATATCAGCATGGATAAGGATGTGCTGGATCC
It encodes:
- a CDS encoding serine hydrolase; amino-acid sequence: MKNEQAQRIIAEHFSKKVRKDPKICNAYLLVHSDKLGVHLNIAEGSADHAVNANQPYFIASIGKLFTSVLIGILVEKAMISYEDPLHPYIDPDLLHNLHIYKGKDYTKIRVNEFQNDPRLDAQKISCMGKCRFNRNVYVLSSGPGRLLDRQFKSLRFL
- a CDS encoding TetR/AcrR family transcriptional regulator, with translation MTLIPPKVKFSKEAIIAAAFEIARTEGMDHITIRKVAEKMGSSIAPIYVNFKDVDELKQAVLLKIRDVSRQMLMTQYDPDPFLNIGIASLKFAREHPVLFKDLIMNNSRYIKEVQPPIGHILEQMKQAPELDGFNDEERMGILFKMQVFQLGLSVMDVTGMLPEHFNEERMIRLLESTGNDVIAAARLRKNGDLTK
- a CDS encoding arginase family protein, which gives rise to MNGKVAVLNFDQTLCSQPHFLQPAYEWIELSDIRQTNGYCSKDSLRVIGSRLQKRRNRGVTLIGRGNYHYVSYLLMSELTKPFTLVLFDYHSDMMGTPDERLISCGSWVLEAIRKLPLLRKVLLIGVSEAGLKQLPWQVRTKVSAYPNENIEESVSSIHSIVSDIPTDTVYISMDKDVLDPSEAVTDWEQGRFSLPFMVRILEAIANTKRIAGVDICGEYPINPSHAYRKEMRQASRINEQVNRYLTERAVQWMRSPIEMFCST